Proteins encoded together in one Rhizobium bangladeshense window:
- a CDS encoding complex I NDUFA9 subunit family protein → MTLANLPPLVTVFGGSGFVGRHVVRALAKRGYSIRVAVRRPDLAGFLQPLGNVGQISFVQANLRYRNSIDRAVEGASHVVNCVGILHETGRNTFDAVQEFGGRAVAEAARNVGATLTHISAIGANANSDSDYGRTKGRAEAAILSIKPDAVIFRPSIVFGPEDSFFNKFADMARMSPVLPLVGGGKTKFQPVYVEDVAEAVARAVDGKVAAGKIYELGGPEVLSFRECLEMMLKVTRRKNPLVSLPFGLASLIGSIASLVPFVRPPITPDQVRLLKRDNIVSAEAEAEGRTLKGLGITPTMPASVLGSYLVQYRPHGQYTGSGKAA, encoded by the coding sequence ATGACCCTTGCCAACCTGCCGCCGCTCGTCACCGTGTTCGGAGGTTCCGGCTTCGTGGGCAGGCACGTGGTGCGGGCGCTGGCCAAGCGCGGCTATAGCATCCGCGTCGCCGTGCGCCGGCCCGATCTTGCCGGCTTCCTGCAGCCGCTCGGCAATGTCGGCCAGATTTCCTTCGTGCAGGCGAACCTGCGCTATCGCAACTCGATCGACCGTGCCGTCGAAGGCGCCAGCCACGTCGTCAACTGCGTCGGCATTCTGCACGAGACCGGCCGCAACACTTTCGACGCCGTGCAGGAATTCGGCGGCCGCGCGGTGGCTGAAGCCGCACGCAATGTCGGCGCGACCCTCACCCATATTTCGGCGATCGGCGCCAACGCCAATTCCGATTCGGATTATGGCCGCACCAAAGGCCGCGCGGAAGCCGCGATCCTCTCGATCAAGCCCGATGCGGTTATCTTCCGCCCGTCGATCGTCTTCGGACCCGAGGATAGCTTCTTCAACAAATTTGCCGACATGGCCCGCATGTCGCCCGTCCTGCCGCTGGTCGGCGGCGGCAAGACGAAATTCCAGCCGGTCTATGTCGAGGACGTCGCCGAGGCGGTCGCCCGCGCCGTCGACGGCAAGGTCGCCGCCGGCAAGATCTATGAGCTTGGCGGGCCAGAGGTGCTGAGCTTCCGCGAATGTCTCGAGATGATGCTGAAGGTGACGCGCCGCAAGAACCCGCTGGTGTCCCTGCCCTTCGGTCTCGCTTCGCTGATCGGCAGCATCGCCTCGCTTGTCCCGTTTGTGAGGCCGCCGATCACGCCGGACCAGGTGCGCCTGCTCAAGCGCGACAATATTGTTTCCGCAGAAGCCGAGGCAGAAGGCCGAACGCTGAAGGGGCTCGGCATCACGCCCACCATGCCGGCATCGGTGCTCGGCTCCTACCTCGTGCAGTATCGTCCGCACGGCCAGTATACCGGCTCCGGCAAGGCTGCCTGA
- a CDS encoding DUF1330 domain-containing protein produces the protein MAKAYWIARVDVRDAERYKDYVAAAKPAFEKYGANFLARGGAITELEGKARARNVVIEFPSMQHAVDCYNSPEYQIAAKIRHEAADAEMVVVEGV, from the coding sequence ATGGCCAAGGCATATTGGATCGCCCGCGTCGACGTTCGTGACGCCGAGCGCTACAAGGATTACGTGGCGGCGGCCAAACCGGCCTTCGAGAAATACGGGGCGAATTTCCTGGCGCGCGGCGGCGCGATCACCGAGCTCGAGGGCAAGGCGCGCGCTCGCAATGTCGTGATCGAATTCCCGTCGATGCAGCATGCCGTCGACTGCTACAATTCGCCGGAATACCAGATCGCCGCTAAAATCCGCCACGAAGCGGCGGATGCGGAAATGGTCGTCGTCGAAGGCGTCTGA
- the pmtA gene encoding phospholipid N-methyltransferase PmtA: MRLRVKVKERLGKKFDDEIRFFRGMMQGPKTVGSIVPTSSITAKRMASVIDLSSGLPVLELGPGTGAITKAILGRGVRPENLVAIEYSTDFHQHLLRTYPGVNFINGDAFDLKTTLGDYGDQTFDCVISCIPLLNFPMAMRVSLLESLLDRLPAGRPVVQISYGAISPIAANGDRYSIHHFDFVMRNIPPAQLWIYRRG, encoded by the coding sequence ATGCGCTTACGGGTCAAGGTGAAGGAACGGCTGGGGAAGAAATTCGATGATGAAATCCGCTTCTTCCGGGGCATGATGCAGGGACCGAAGACGGTGGGCTCCATCGTGCCGACCTCCTCAATCACCGCCAAGCGCATGGCCAGCGTCATCGACCTCAGTTCCGGGCTGCCGGTGCTCGAACTCGGCCCCGGCACCGGCGCCATTACCAAGGCCATCCTCGGCCGCGGCGTCCGGCCGGAAAATCTGGTGGCGATCGAATATTCGACGGATTTCCACCAACATCTGCTACGGACCTATCCCGGTGTGAACTTCATCAACGGCGACGCCTTCGATCTCAAAACCACGCTCGGCGATTACGGCGACCAGACCTTCGATTGCGTCATCTCCTGCATTCCGCTTCTTAACTTCCCGATGGCGATGCGGGTCTCGCTGCTCGAAAGCCTGCTTGATCGCCTGCCTGCAGGACGGCCGGTGGTGCAGATCTCCTATGGCGCGATCTCGCCGATCGCCGCCAATGGCGATCGTTACAGCATTCATCATTTTGATTTCGTCATGCGCAATATTCCGCCGGCACAGCTCTGGATCTACCGGCGAGGATAA
- the pyrF gene encoding orotidine-5'-phosphate decarboxylase — MDARERLIVGLDVPAIDEAERLVSTLGDDILFYKIGYQLVFAGGLEFARDLAASGKKIFLDMKLLDIDNTVASGVENIAKMGMSMLTLHAYPKAMRAAVEAAAGSGLCLLGVTVLTSMDAEDLAEAGYSQDPHSLVLSRAGQARAAGMGGIVCSAAEAAEVRGVVGTDMAIVTPGIRPTGSDKGDQKRVMTPFDALKAGSTHLVVGRPIVKAPDPKEAARAVLNEMVNALWPANR; from the coding sequence ATGGACGCACGCGAGCGGCTGATCGTCGGCCTGGATGTTCCAGCGATCGACGAGGCGGAAAGACTGGTTTCCACGCTCGGCGACGACATTCTCTTCTATAAGATCGGTTATCAGTTGGTCTTTGCCGGCGGTCTGGAATTCGCCCGCGACCTTGCCGCGAGCGGCAAGAAGATTTTTCTCGACATGAAGCTGCTCGACATCGACAACACCGTCGCCTCCGGCGTCGAGAATATCGCCAAGATGGGCATGTCGATGCTGACGCTGCATGCCTATCCGAAGGCGATGCGGGCGGCGGTGGAGGCTGCGGCCGGCTCCGGCCTCTGCCTGCTCGGCGTCACCGTGCTGACCTCCATGGATGCCGAGGACCTCGCCGAGGCCGGCTACAGTCAAGACCCGCACAGCCTGGTGCTCAGCCGCGCCGGACAGGCTCGCGCCGCCGGCATGGGCGGCATCGTCTGCTCGGCGGCGGAAGCGGCCGAGGTGCGGGGGGTCGTCGGAACCGATATGGCGATCGTCACTCCCGGCATTCGCCCGACCGGCAGCGACAAGGGCGACCAGAAGCGGGTAATGACGCCTTTCGACGCGCTGAAGGCGGGATCGACGCATCTCGTCGTGGGCCGGCCGATCGTCAAAGCGCCCGATCCGAAAGAGGCGGCCCGCGCCGTCCTCAACGAGATGGTGAATGCGCTCTGGCCGGCAAACCGCTGA
- a CDS encoding histidine phosphatase family protein produces MFGLYITHPQVKIDPQVPVPKWGLSDIGAERARKAASRDWAKRLTRIISSDETKAIETAEILAEASGTKIEIVDAMHENDRSATGFLPPPQFEEAANWFFANPEESFKGWERAIDAQARIVAAVKAVLATHDTASPIAFVGHGGVGTLLKCHLAGRPISRDRDQPGGGGNLYAFGLADVSLTCDWTPIEEWRG; encoded by the coding sequence ATGTTCGGACTTTATATCACCCATCCGCAAGTCAAAATCGACCCGCAGGTTCCCGTTCCCAAATGGGGTCTCTCAGACATCGGCGCCGAACGCGCCCGCAAGGCTGCTTCGAGAGACTGGGCGAAACGGCTGACCCGCATCATCTCCAGCGACGAGACGAAGGCGATCGAGACGGCCGAAATCCTGGCGGAAGCATCCGGCACGAAAATCGAGATCGTCGACGCCATGCACGAGAACGACCGTTCGGCCACCGGCTTCCTGCCGCCGCCACAATTCGAAGAGGCGGCGAACTGGTTCTTTGCCAATCCCGAAGAAAGCTTCAAGGGCTGGGAGCGCGCCATCGATGCGCAGGCCCGGATCGTAGCGGCGGTCAAGGCCGTTCTCGCCACCCATGATACGGCATCACCGATCGCCTTCGTCGGCCACGGCGGCGTCGGCACGCTGCTCAAATGCCATCTGGCGGGGCGGCCGATCTCCCGCGACCGCGACCAGCCGGGCGGCGGCGGCAATCTCTATGCTTTCGGCCTTGCGGATGTCAGTTTAACATGCGACTGGACACCCATCGAAGAGTGGCGGGGGTGA